AACGTTCGACGAAGTGCGATGGTAAAATCTGTTTAGACTGGGGAGCGTTTTCATGCGTGTAGGGTTCGATATTGGCGGCACGTTTACCGATGTGATCGTGCTTGGGGACGACGGGCGGCTAACGACGGCGAAAGTGTTGTCGCTGCTCGATCGTGTGGGGGAAGATATTGTGGCGTGTGTCCAGCGCTCCGCGCCGAACGCGAAGGTCGAGAGCTTCGTGCACGGCACGACCATCGGCTCTAACGCGGTGATCGAGAACAAGACGGCGGTTACTGGGCTGATCACTACGCGCGGCTTCCGCGACGAGCTGGAAATGCGTGGCCAAAAACGCCCGAACATCTACGACGTGTCGTGGGACCGTTTGCCGCCGCTGGTGCCGCGCTCGCTGCGGCTTGAAGTGCGCGAGCGTATCCTCGGGGATGGTAGCATCGAGCAACCGCTCGATCCGCAAGAGACGCTCGCGGTCATTCGCAAACTGCTGGAGGCTCATGTCGAGGCTATCGCGGTCTCGTTCATCAATGCCTATCTGAATCCGGTGCATGAGCAGCAGGTTGGTCGGCTCCTTGCCGAGTTGGCTCCGAAGATGGTGGTGTGTCTGTCCTCGGACATTCATCCAGAAATCCGCGAGTACGAACGGACCAGTACGACTGTCATCAATGCCTCGCTCATCCCGGTCGTCGATCAATACCTCAACCAGTTGGAAAACCATCTAGCTGTGTACAGCGACCGCCTGCTCATCATGCAGTCGAATGGTGGCATCATGACGTCTCAGGGCGCGCGCAAGCGACCGGCTTACATGATCGAGTCCGGACCTGCCGCCGGGGTGCTGGCGGCGGCGCGGCTGGCGTCCGAGACTGGCCTCGACCAAGTGCTCTCCTTCGATATGGGCGGGACCACGGCCAAAGCCTGCTTGATCGAAAACGGTGTGCCGCTGGAAAAGTCTGGCGGCGAGATCGGCGGCGGTGCGACCATGACCACGCGCTTATTTGGTGGAGGAGGACATGCGTTACGGGTGCCTTCGCTCGATATCGTCGAAGTTGGTGCCGGTGGCGGCAGTGTGGCGTGGATCGACGATGGCGGTGCTTTGCGTGTTGGTCCGCACAGCGCCGGTGCCGAGCCTGGACCGGTGTGCTATGGGCGCGGCGGACAAGAGCCGACCGTGACGGATGCGAACGTGGTGCTGGGCTATATGAATCCCGAGGCGATTGCCGGGGCGACCCTGAAGATCGATCGCCCGGCTGCCTGGGCAGCGATCGAGCGGGACATTGCCGCGCCGCTCAAACTGGAGGTATTGCCGGCTGCGTACGGCATCACGCAAGTGGCCAACTCCACTATGATGCGCGCGCTGCGGGCTGTGTCCACCGAGCGCGGGCGCGATCCGCGCGACTTCACGCTCATTGCCTTCGGCGGCGCGGGTCCCATCCACGCTGTTGCCTTAGCGGAAAGTTTGGGCATTGCTCGGGTGCAAATCCCGCTTTTCCCTGGGCTCTTCAGCGCGCTGGGTTTGCTCCTGGCCGATTATCGCCACGATTATCTGCGCAGTATTGCGTCGCCACTCAGGGCCGTGGAACCGAGTGCGATTTTGCGCCAATTCGAGGAATTGGAAGCTGCGGCGCGTGAGGAATTGCTGCAAGAAGGCGTGGCCGGAGAGGCGATTCGTTGCGAGCGGCAAGTGGACCTCAAGTATGGCTATCAAGTGTCAGAGCTGACTTTACCGATGCCTGCAGGGGAAAACCCAGCGGATCTGCTGGACAAACTTGCACAGATTTTTACCGAGGCGCACCGCCAAGCGTTTGGCTATGACCAGGACGCTCCCATCGAACTGGTCAACCTGCGCTTGCGGGCTTTGGCGTCGGCTGGGCGGCTACGGTTTAGCGACTTGGTGGCGCGCGTGTCTTCGGAGAAATCCGACCGCTCCCTGAGTCGCCACGCCTACTTTGGCCCGACCCATGGATCTTTGACAACGCAAGTCCTTAGTCGGGCTGATATTACTGGAGCAGTGTCAGGTCCGCTGATTGTCGAAGAACCGGATACCACTGTGGTCGTGCCGCCAGGGTGGACCGTGCAAAGAGATGGACAAGGGAATCTGATCTTGACCAAAGCGTAACCGGTCTCGTGCGCCTCTTGTCGTTGCAGGGCTTGGCTGATAGAACTCTGCGGGAACATTGAGAAAAGCGTTCCTCTGTTGCAGAATAACCCGGGGGGCCGGTACGCCGTGCTTCCGCTAACCGATCAAAAGGAGGGGTTGCAATGATTAAACTCAAATCGATCCGGCATACTGGCGTTCCAGTGATGGACGTGGACAAGGCACGGGATTTCTATGGAGATGTACTCGGCTTCCAGGAAATTCCCCGTCCGGAGATCCGCGGGATTCCCGGGATCTGGTACGAATGCAACGGCACCCAGGTGCACATCATCGGTCAACGCAACGAAATGTCTGCCAAGGGCCTGCCCGGTGTTGGCACGCATATCGCTGTTCAGGTGGAAGACATCGAACAAGCGAAACAGGAACTGACGGCCAAGGGGATTCCGTTCAATGAGTTTGTTCCTCCGCCGCAATTCGGGGGTGGGCTGGTGCTGTTTGTGAAGGATCCCGACGGGAATGTCGTGGAGTTGCGTACTGAGCCATAAGTGATCGGGGCGGTCTGACAACCGCCCCGACGCATTTTAGGGGAGGGCGAGCTATGCGGATCGAAATTTACCCGAAGCCGGATGGCATGCAGCATATCAACCTGATGTTTTGCGAAGAGGACCCAGGTCCCGAAGATCTGTGGGTCAGCGCCATGCTCAAGGATTTTCCGGTACCGCCGAAACGGGTGCTGCAATGGGAGCGCGACGGACACCAGTACCAAGTCTTCCAATATGGCCAATGCGTGATTGGGAACGCCTTGTTCTATGTCGAAAAACATAAGGGTATTGTCGATAAGATCCGCACGCTATGCCACGACGAATTGGCGATGGCGGCTCTTGGTCGGGAGCGACTCTTTGAGCTTATTGCCGAGGTCGCCCTCGAATTCAATCAAGAGGCGAAATATACCGTCGACGGGAGCGGTGAGTTGGTGATTGCTGTCGATCACGAGCAGCTCCGTAGTCGAGTGGTGCAACGGCTTGAAGACGCTTTGACGGCAATATCTGCGACAGCGTGAAGAGGAGAAGATCGTGCCTGGAGTGCAAGGAAAGGTCGCTTTTATTACCGGAGCTGCTTCGGGGATTGGCCGTGCTGCGGCGAAAGTACTCGGGCAGGGTGGGGCCGATGTCGTTGTTTGTGATATTAACCTGCCTGGTGCGGAGGCCACCGCGCAAGAGTTGAGTGCTGCCGGACGGCGCGCCTTGGCTCTCCGTGTCGATGTGACGAACCTCGCCGAGGTGGAAGCTGCTGTAGCGAAAGCCCAGCAGGAGTTGGGCAAGGTGGACATCCTGCTCAGCAATGCTGGCATCGCCGAACAAGCGGCGTTCGTGGAGATGACGGAAGCGCAGTGGGACCGCATGTTCAACGTGCATGTGAACGGAGCCTACAATTGCTTCCGGGCCATCTTGCCGGGGATGCGCGCGAATAATTGGGGGAGGCTTATCAGCACTTCCTCCATGGGCGCATTCACCGGTGGCGTGCGGCTGGCACACTATTGCGCAGCCAAAGCTGCGATTGCCGGCCTGACGATTGCCATGGCGAGCGAATTAGCGCGTACTAGTATTACCGTGAACGCCGTCGCTCCAGGCGTGATCGACACGCCGATGGTGCAAGCCAGTCCTACCCGTTGGGTGGACCGCATAACACGAACGATTCCCATGCGCCGACTTGGGCAGCCGGAAGACATCGCCCATGCGGTCGCGTACATCGCTTCCGAGGAGGCTGGGTTTCTGACTGGTCAGATTCTCAGCCCGAACGGCGGCTCATACATGAAATGGTGCTAAATATGCGCTTGAAAGGAAAAGTAGCGATTATTACCGGTGCTGGGTCTGGGTTGGGGAAGGCAACCGCACTGTTGTTTGCGCGAGAAGGAGCCAAAGTCGTCGTGACCGATATCAGTCAGCGGCGGGCCGAAGCCGTAGCCGAGGGAATCAACGGCGCTTCACGGAAGAAAAAAGCGTTTGCCGTGCGCGCCGATGTGGCAAACAAAGCCGAAGTCGATGCCATGGTGGTGGCGGCGCGTAAGCGGTTCGGACCGATCAGTATCCTGATTAACAATGCCGGGATTGGGCAAATCAAAGATTTTCTCGACATCTCCCCGGAAGAATGGCAGCGGATGCTGGATATCCACATGAAAGGCACGTTTCTCTGCTCTCAGGCCGTGATTGCCGACATGATCGCTGCCAATTGGGGGAGAATCGTGAATACCGCCTCTGTTGCTGGTATGGAAGGCGGTCCGCAAAACGCCCACTATGCCGCAGCCAAAGCTGCCATTATCGGGTTCACACGCTCTCTCGCGCTCGAATTCGCGCGTTCCGGCATTACCGTGAACGCCGTTGCGCCCGGTCTGATCGATAACATCGTGCAAGCCGTGCAAGGGCAAGCTGAAGGTTCGACCGTCGCCGGCAACATTTCCAGTGCCAAAGCCGAACAAGTGATGAATTTTTTCCTCCGGCGCATTCCCATGCGGAAACTTGGGACACCGGAAGACATTGCGCAGGCGCACCTCTACCTGGCTTCCAACGAGGCCGGGTACGTGACCGGACAAGTCCTGAGTCCGAATGGGGGATATGTCCTTTAGGGAGTCTCACAGTCCCTCAGTCGCTCGGTCACTCAGCCAGACTGAACGACTGCCAGACTGAACGACTGCCAGACTGATAGACTGAACGACTGATAGACTGAGCGACTGAATTACGGTTCTTGACCGCTCCTGAGCAGGCGGCTACTGTCTTCAGAAATCACAAGGAGATTGCACTTGGCTGTACTGACTGCACAATCTCGCTACTTCACCGAAGAGCACGAAATCTTCCGCGAGCAAGTCCGAAACTTTGTCACTAAGGAAGTGCTGCCCAACATCGACCGTTGGGAAGAAGAAGCGCTGTTTCCCAAGTCGCTCTATCGGCGCATGGGAGAGTTGGGCTTTCTCGGTATTCGCTATCCAGAACAGTATGGCGGGAGCGGCGGCGATATCTGGATGACCATCGTGTTCTGCGAGGAGCTGTGTCGCTGTCATGCCCTCGGGTTGCCGATGAGCGTGCTGGTGCACACCGACATGTCGTCCACCCACATCGCCCGCTACGGTACCGAAGAGCAGCGGCGTCAGTTCCTCGTGCCGATGATTACCGGTGAGAAAGTGTGTGCCATCGCTGTCTCCGAACCGGCGGCAGGGTCGGATGTTGCCGGTATACAGACGACGGCCGTGCGCGCTGGCGATTCCTACGTCATTAACGGCTCGAAAATTTTTATCACCAACTCCGTGCATGCCGACGTGTTTTGCGTAGCCGCGAAAACCGATAAGGAGCTGGGGCACAAAGGGATCTCGATGTTCATCGTCGAGCGCGAGACCCCGGGATTTCGTCTGGCGAAGAAACTCAAGAAGCTGGGCAATAACACGTCCGATACCGGCGAATTGGTCTTCGAAGATGTCCGTATCCCGCGCCAGAACCTGATTGGCGAAGAAGGGAAGGGCTTCTATTACATCATGGGGAACTTCCAGGATGAGCGCTTGATTGCGGCGAGCATGGCCGTAGGCGCGTCTCAAGAAGCCTTGGAAGGGACCATTCGCTATACGCGCGAGCGTAAGACTTTCGGCAAACGCGTGTTCGATCATCAGACTGTGGCGCATTGCCTGGCCGATCTGGCGACGGAACTCGAAGCCGCGCGACAATTGACCTATTACGCGGCGGATGTGCTGCATCGCGGCGGCGATTGCGGCACGGAAGTGTCGATGGCGAAGCTGTTTGCCTCGGAGGTGGCGAATCGGATCGCGTACCAGTGTTTGCAGTTTCACGGCGGATACGGTTATATCCAAGAGTTTCCGATCGAACGGTTCTATCGCGATATCCGCCTGTCGCCGATCGGCGGGGGTACGTCGGAGATCATGCGCGATATTATCGCCAAGCGCGGTTTGGATCACGATTAGTCAGTGGTGGATGTGGGGAAGCCAGGGGCTTCCTTGACGGCAATGAGGTGGTCGGTTGTGGAAGGTGGCTGAGGAACAGTTGCCCTCAGGCTCGGATGGGGAGCGGAGGTGGATGGTTGTGGAGGTTGGGCCCATGTCAGTAATGCTGGAAATCGAAGTCCCGCAGGAGGTCTTTAGTCGCCGCATTCAGCCGTTCGGTATGGCGCTTGCGGAAGTGTCGTGGCGAGTAAAGATGTTCACGCACGACGGGATCGTGCTCGCCGCGTTGTATCTTGAAGAACCGAACCTGATCGTGGCCTTTTCTTTTTGGCCGCATACCGACTTAGCGCGGCAACATTTCAGAGGCATTTTTGAAATCGGCCTCTTTGGCGTCGATCAAGCGGAGAGCCGTGTACGCCTGGAAGTGCAGCTCGATGCCGTGACGGTGGAAGAGTTGTTCATGGCGGCGGAACTCATTAACATGCGCCCGACCCGCGCCAGTACGCGTCGTGCCGAGAAGCATTTCACGGAATTTCTCCATGCGAGTTTCCCCGATGCGGTGGTGACGTGGGCACGCTCGCACTGCTGGCGGCAAGAGCCGCGCATGAGCGAAAGCGGCCTGCAGGTGCGGGTCGGCTAACGCAGCGCAGCTCTAAGGAGTGAGTCCTGCCTTTCTTGGAGATGAGTGTGGCGGAGTTATTGCCCGAAATTGCCAATCGTAAAAGCCCGCGCGCCTTTCGGTCGCGTCCCGTGGAAGAGGAAAAAATCCAGCTCTTGTTGAAAGCCTTTCAGTGGGCACCGTCCTCGTATAACAAGCAGCCCTGGTGCATCGTTTTAGTGACGGACCCCACAGTGTTGGCGCAAATGCATGAGGGGATCATGACCGGGAACCGGCGTTGGGCGGTCAAGGCCCCACTGTTGGCTGTCATCGTGTCGAAAATAGCAGCCGACGATGTACGCCACGACAACGCGCTTCCCTATTTTCTTTACGACTGTGGGCAGGCGGCGATGAGCCTGGTTTTACAGGCCGAGCATATGGGATTGCGTTGCCACCAAATGGCAGGCTGGGAACAAGGACCGATCCGTGCAGCGCTGGGCATTCCGGAAGACGAGCAACCCATCGTCCTCATGGCTCTTGGCTATGAAGGCAACCTCGCCGACCTCGACGAACGCTCGCGCGAGAAAGAGATGATCCAGCGTACACGCAAAGACCTGCGCGAATTTGCCTTTCGTGACCGCTGGGGAAATCCGGTCTAGGCAAGAGCAAGAGACGAAGGAGAAGAAAGATGACCAACCACATTTCACGGATAACGAGTCTTTTTCGAGCCAACCCCCAACACCGAGCCCCCAATCCCTGGTTGAGTTTCAGTGCCCTGGCCATCCTCTTCCTGCTGTTTGCCTTGCAGCCTGCCTACGGAGAGGACGAGATGAAAAAGCTCTCGTCGCGTTTGCTCTCCGCGCCGAAGCTCGCCGCCGAAACCGGATTTTCGGCTAA
Above is a window of Deltaproteobacteria bacterium DNA encoding:
- a CDS encoding hydantoinase/oxoprolinase family protein → MRVGFDIGGTFTDVIVLGDDGRLTTAKVLSLLDRVGEDIVACVQRSAPNAKVESFVHGTTIGSNAVIENKTAVTGLITTRGFRDELEMRGQKRPNIYDVSWDRLPPLVPRSLRLEVRERILGDGSIEQPLDPQETLAVIRKLLEAHVEAIAVSFINAYLNPVHEQQVGRLLAELAPKMVVCLSSDIHPEIREYERTSTTVINASLIPVVDQYLNQLENHLAVYSDRLLIMQSNGGIMTSQGARKRPAYMIESGPAAGVLAAARLASETGLDQVLSFDMGGTTAKACLIENGVPLEKSGGEIGGGATMTTRLFGGGGHALRVPSLDIVEVGAGGGSVAWIDDGGALRVGPHSAGAEPGPVCYGRGGQEPTVTDANVVLGYMNPEAIAGATLKIDRPAAWAAIERDIAAPLKLEVLPAAYGITQVANSTMMRALRAVSTERGRDPRDFTLIAFGGAGPIHAVALAESLGIARVQIPLFPGLFSALGLLLADYRHDYLRSIASPLRAVEPSAILRQFEELEAAAREELLQEGVAGEAIRCERQVDLKYGYQVSELTLPMPAGENPADLLDKLAQIFTEAHRQAFGYDQDAPIELVNLRLRALASAGRLRFSDLVARVSSEKSDRSLSRHAYFGPTHGSLTTQVLSRADITGAVSGPLIVEEPDTTVVVPPGWTVQRDGQGNLILTKA
- a CDS encoding VOC family protein, giving the protein MIKLKSIRHTGVPVMDVDKARDFYGDVLGFQEIPRPEIRGIPGIWYECNGTQVHIIGQRNEMSAKGLPGVGTHIAVQVEDIEQAKQELTAKGIPFNEFVPPPQFGGGLVLFVKDPDGNVVELRTEP
- a CDS encoding SDR family oxidoreductase; amino-acid sequence: MPGVQGKVAFITGAASGIGRAAAKVLGQGGADVVVCDINLPGAEATAQELSAAGRRALALRVDVTNLAEVEAAVAKAQQELGKVDILLSNAGIAEQAAFVEMTEAQWDRMFNVHVNGAYNCFRAILPGMRANNWGRLISTSSMGAFTGGVRLAHYCAAKAAIAGLTIAMASELARTSITVNAVAPGVIDTPMVQASPTRWVDRITRTIPMRRLGQPEDIAHAVAYIASEEAGFLTGQILSPNGGSYMKWC
- a CDS encoding SDR family oxidoreductase; this encodes MRLKGKVAIITGAGSGLGKATALLFAREGAKVVVTDISQRRAEAVAEGINGASRKKKAFAVRADVANKAEVDAMVVAARKRFGPISILINNAGIGQIKDFLDISPEEWQRMLDIHMKGTFLCSQAVIADMIAANWGRIVNTASVAGMEGGPQNAHYAAAKAAIIGFTRSLALEFARSGITVNAVAPGLIDNIVQAVQGQAEGSTVAGNISSAKAEQVMNFFLRRIPMRKLGTPEDIAQAHLYLASNEAGYVTGQVLSPNGGYVL
- a CDS encoding acyl-CoA dehydrogenase family protein; translation: MTAQSRYFTEEHEIFREQVRNFVTKEVLPNIDRWEEEALFPKSLYRRMGELGFLGIRYPEQYGGSGGDIWMTIVFCEELCRCHALGLPMSVLVHTDMSSTHIARYGTEEQRRQFLVPMITGEKVCAIAVSEPAAGSDVAGIQTTAVRAGDSYVINGSKIFITNSVHADVFCVAAKTDKELGHKGISMFIVERETPGFRLAKKLKKLGNNTSDTGELVFEDVRIPRQNLIGEEGKGFYYIMGNFQDERLIAASMAVGASQEALEGTIRYTRERKTFGKRVFDHQTVAHCLADLATELEAARQLTYYAADVLHRGGDCGTEVSMAKLFASEVANRIAYQCLQFHGGYGYIQEFPIERFYRDIRLSPIGGGTSEIMRDIIAKRGLDHD
- a CDS encoding nitroreductase family protein, whose protein sequence is MAELLPEIANRKSPRAFRSRPVEEEKIQLLLKAFQWAPSSYNKQPWCIVLVTDPTVLAQMHEGIMTGNRRWAVKAPLLAVIVSKIAADDVRHDNALPYFLYDCGQAAMSLVLQAEHMGLRCHQMAGWEQGPIRAALGIPEDEQPIVLMALGYEGNLADLDERSREKEMIQRTRKDLREFAFRDRWGNPV